The following are encoded together in the Flavihumibacter fluvii genome:
- a CDS encoding helix-turn-helix domain-containing protein: MQEDILIKISYKIKECRKDKKITVQELANQSNVSKGLISQIENNRTVPSLPVLMSIIHALNLDLKDFFKDISQDGQEQKVFVIKAKAYQPFQKESTRGFAYKRILTHTMNSGPVDIILLTLKKGATRNKVVHTDAYEYKYVIKGKVSYQIDGQDYILEEGDSLFFDGRLGHKPANIGKSDAQLLVLYYFTTKRD, translated from the coding sequence ATGCAGGAAGATATATTAATAAAAATCAGTTATAAGATCAAGGAGTGCCGGAAGGACAAGAAGATCACTGTGCAGGAGTTGGCAAACCAGTCAAACGTGAGCAAGGGCCTGATTTCCCAGATAGAAAATAACCGGACAGTTCCTTCCTTGCCCGTGCTGATGAGTATTATCCACGCCCTCAATTTGGACCTGAAAGACTTTTTCAAAGACATTTCGCAGGATGGCCAGGAGCAAAAGGTTTTTGTGATCAAAGCCAAAGCCTACCAGCCTTTCCAGAAAGAAAGTACACGTGGGTTTGCCTATAAACGTATCCTGACGCACACCATGAATAGTGGCCCGGTGGATATTATCCTGCTTACCCTGAAAAAAGGCGCAACCAGGAATAAGGTCGTCCACACCGATGCCTATGAATACAAATATGTCATCAAGGGAAAAGTGTCCTACCAGATTGATGGCCAGGATTATATATTAGAGGAAGGCGATTCCTTATTTTTTGACGGAAGGCTGGGTCATAAACCAGCCAATATCGGAAAGTCCGACGCCCAGCTGCTGGTGCTGTATTATTTTACCACCAAACGGGACTAG
- the phnA gene encoding phosphonoacetate hydrolase, producing the protein MNISTQSFEANGRKFQPAAKPIVVICIDGSADEYLDTTLLFDRMPNLKKMARQGYRGMVRGALPSFTNVNNSSIVTGVTPAVHGISGNFFYNEAIDQEVMMNSAEYLRAETILAAASNAGRKLAVVTAKEKLRDILSFKMKGIAISAEKANQAKMDTHGIDNVEQIVGYPTPVIYSADASLFVLRAGVAFIRQGLADFLYLSLTDYMQHTFSPEAEESLAFYEAMDVEFGKLCDLGAIVGATADHGMNAKVKADGSPNVLYVEDMLEAQFGDKGFRVICPITDPYVKHHGALGSYVVVHVNDKSIINDIKNWLSIQPGITEVYDRATAVHVLEQPADRIGDLVVLSGRDVVVGRRPQYHDLSALDGTLRSHGGRYEEMVPMIISHPLNAAYKMKAAADPRNFDIFDFTVNGTNH; encoded by the coding sequence ATGAATATTTCAACCCAATCATTTGAAGCGAACGGCAGGAAATTCCAGCCGGCAGCCAAACCTATTGTAGTGATTTGCATTGACGGATCAGCTGACGAGTACCTTGATACAACGCTATTATTCGACAGGATGCCCAACCTGAAGAAAATGGCCCGGCAGGGTTATCGCGGAATGGTGCGGGGTGCATTACCCTCCTTTACCAATGTAAATAATTCATCGATCGTAACCGGGGTAACGCCTGCTGTGCATGGTATCAGCGGTAACTTTTTTTACAATGAAGCCATCGACCAGGAAGTAATGATGAACTCGGCCGAGTACCTGCGTGCTGAAACCATCCTCGCCGCCGCGTCCAATGCCGGAAGGAAACTGGCCGTGGTAACCGCCAAGGAAAAACTCAGGGATATCCTTTCCTTTAAAATGAAAGGTATTGCGATCTCAGCCGAAAAAGCCAACCAGGCAAAAATGGATACCCATGGTATCGATAACGTTGAACAGATCGTAGGTTACCCCACACCTGTTATATATAGTGCAGACGCCAGCCTCTTTGTATTGCGCGCCGGCGTAGCATTCATCCGGCAAGGCCTGGCTGATTTCCTGTACCTCTCGCTCACTGATTATATGCAGCACACCTTTTCCCCGGAAGCCGAGGAATCACTGGCTTTTTATGAAGCGATGGATGTGGAATTCGGTAAACTCTGCGACCTCGGTGCCATCGTTGGTGCCACTGCCGACCATGGCATGAACGCAAAAGTGAAGGCCGATGGTTCACCCAATGTGTTGTACGTAGAAGACATGCTGGAAGCTCAATTTGGCGATAAAGGTTTCCGCGTGATCTGCCCCATTACCGATCCATACGTAAAACACCATGGCGCTTTGGGTTCTTATGTAGTGGTGCATGTGAATGATAAGTCCATCATCAACGACATAAAAAATTGGTTGTCCATTCAACCCGGCATCACTGAAGTGTACGACCGCGCTACTGCCGTGCATGTGCTGGAACAACCTGCAGACCGTATTGGCGACCTGGTGGTTTTATCAGGCCGCGATGTTGTGGTAGGCCGCAGGCCGCAGTACCACGACCTTTCCGCATTGGATGGCACCCTGCGTTCACATGGCGGACGCTATGAAGAGATGGTGCCCATGATCATTTCCCATCCTTTAAATGCAGCCTATAAAATGAAGGCGGCAGCAGATCCCCGCAACTTCGACATTTTTGATTTTACCGTGAACGGAACCAATCACTAA